Proteins co-encoded in one Vibrio fortis genomic window:
- a CDS encoding HlyC/CorC family transporter, whose product MDDISTGILFALLACLIVISGYFSGSETGMMSLNRYRLKHLSQSGHKGARRVEKLLSRPDRLIGLILIGNNLVNILASAIATILGMRIYGDLGVAIATGALTLVVLVFAEVTPKTIASLYPERVSYASSIVLTILMKVLSPLVVLVNFITNGFIRIIGVKADHDATDHLSSEELRTVVNEAGTLIPQRHQDMLVSILDLEHVTVNDIMVPRNEITGIDINDDWKSIVRQLTHSPHGRIVLYRDQIDEVVGMLRLRESYRLMLEKNEFNKETLLRAADEVYFIPESTPLNIQLLKFQRNKQRIGLIVDEYGDINGLVTLEDILEEIVGEFTTSMTPSLSEEITPQSDGSFLIEGSANIRDINKGLQWSLPTDGPRTLNGLILEHLEDIPESHLSVQVARHPMEIVELEENRIKLVRVFPQIMQETTSFNT is encoded by the coding sequence TTGGACGACATATCTACGGGTATCTTATTTGCGCTACTCGCGTGTCTCATTGTAATTTCTGGTTATTTCTCAGGTTCTGAAACGGGCATGATGTCCTTGAACCGCTACCGTTTGAAACACCTATCCCAATCGGGTCATAAGGGTGCGCGTCGTGTAGAAAAACTTCTGAGCCGTCCTGACCGCCTCATCGGTCTTATCCTTATCGGCAATAACCTCGTTAATATTCTCGCTTCAGCCATTGCGACCATCCTAGGTATGCGTATCTATGGTGACCTTGGTGTGGCTATCGCAACGGGTGCCCTGACCTTAGTGGTTCTAGTTTTTGCTGAAGTCACCCCAAAGACCATCGCATCTCTTTACCCAGAGCGCGTCTCTTATGCCAGTAGTATTGTCTTAACGATCCTGATGAAGGTGCTATCACCCCTCGTCGTACTGGTTAACTTCATCACTAACGGTTTTATCCGCATCATAGGCGTCAAGGCAGATCACGATGCAACTGACCACCTGAGCTCCGAAGAATTAAGAACCGTAGTTAATGAAGCGGGTACTCTGATCCCACAACGCCACCAAGATATGCTGGTCTCTATCTTAGATCTTGAGCACGTAACCGTGAATGACATCATGGTGCCTCGTAATGAGATCACAGGTATCGACATCAATGATGACTGGAAATCTATCGTTCGCCAACTGACTCATTCACCTCATGGTCGCATCGTGCTGTATCGCGATCAGATCGATGAAGTGGTTGGGATGCTGAGATTGCGTGAGTCATACCGCTTGATGCTAGAGAAGAATGAATTCAACAAAGAGACGCTTCTGCGCGCTGCCGATGAGGTCTACTTTATTCCTGAGTCGACACCGCTGAATATTCAGCTGCTCAAGTTCCAACGCAATAAACAGCGCATCGGACTGATTGTGGATGAATACGGTGACATCAACGGTCTTGTTACGCTAGAAGATATCTTGGAAGAGATTGTGGGTGAATTTACCACCTCAATGACACCAAGCCTATCAGAAGAGATCACACCGCAGAGCGACGGCAGCTTCCTCATCGAGGGCAGCGCCAATATTCGAGACATTAATAAAGGTCTTCAATGGAGCTTACCTACTGACGGCCCGAGAACACTAAACGGTTTGATCCTAGAGCACCTAGAAGACATTCCAGAGAGCCATCTAAGTGTTCAAGTTGCACGTCACCCAATGGAGATTGTGGAGCTGGAAGAGAATCGTATTAAATTGGTGCGTGTTTTCCCGCAAATCATGCAGGAAACCACCAGCTTTAATACTTAG
- the gshA gene encoding glutamate--cysteine ligase — MTDFAARLKQVATNPKTFSQFGRGVERETLRYKEDGRLATGPHPEALGSALTNEWVTTDFSESLLEFITPVSNDVPTLLNQLSDIHHFTQTKLDGEKLWPLSMPCYVGSEDDIQLAQYGSSNTGKMKTLYREGLKRRYGSLMQIISGVHFNFSFPESFWDSLFGEQTEQERSDAKSDAYFGLIRNYYRFGWLIPYFFGASPALCSSFIKGRETKLPFEQLGGTLYLPKATALRLSDLGYTNSAQSVLKIGFNSLDQYLEGLNKAIRTPSQEFAEIGIKVDDEYRQLNSNVLQIENELYAPIRPKRVAKSGEKPSEALARGGVEYIEVRSLDVNPFSSIGITEQQVRFLDLFLTWSVLSDSAEMDNCELECWRDNWNKVILEGRQVGLELQIGCHGEKLSLQDWAKRVFKDLRVIAELMDAEQGGRAYQETCDTLEAWIDNPELTISGQLLEETKKHGGLGKVGCELGKQYAQTHREHQYQVYSAELMESEVARSVMAQKQVEEASTQDFDSFLADYFSYLKA, encoded by the coding sequence TTGACTGATTTTGCTGCGCGACTGAAGCAAGTTGCAACCAACCCAAAGACCTTTTCTCAGTTTGGTCGTGGTGTTGAGAGGGAAACGCTCCGCTACAAGGAAGATGGTCGTCTAGCGACTGGTCCTCACCCTGAAGCTTTAGGTTCTGCGTTAACCAACGAGTGGGTAACAACGGACTTTTCTGAATCGTTACTCGAATTCATCACGCCGGTCTCGAATGATGTTCCGACACTTCTGAACCAGTTATCAGACATTCACCACTTTACTCAAACTAAGTTAGATGGTGAAAAATTATGGCCACTGTCGATGCCTTGTTACGTAGGTAGCGAAGACGACATCCAGTTGGCTCAATATGGCTCGTCGAATACCGGTAAAATGAAAACCTTGTATCGTGAAGGTCTAAAGCGTCGTTACGGCAGCCTGATGCAGATCATCTCAGGTGTTCACTTTAACTTCTCGTTCCCAGAAAGCTTCTGGGATAGTCTGTTTGGTGAGCAAACTGAACAAGAGCGCAGTGATGCTAAGTCGGATGCGTACTTTGGTTTGATTCGTAACTACTACCGTTTTGGTTGGTTGATCCCTTACTTCTTTGGTGCGTCACCAGCCCTGTGCTCGTCATTCATCAAAGGCCGTGAAACTAAACTGCCTTTTGAGCAGCTAGGTGGCACGCTTTACCTACCAAAAGCAACAGCACTGCGTCTAAGTGATCTTGGTTACACCAACAGTGCACAAAGTGTCCTTAAGATTGGATTCAACAGCTTAGACCAATATCTTGAAGGGCTGAATAAAGCGATTCGTACTCCATCGCAAGAGTTTGCTGAAATCGGGATTAAAGTTGACGATGAATACCGTCAGCTAAATAGCAATGTTCTACAGATCGAAAATGAACTGTACGCACCAATTCGTCCTAAACGTGTGGCGAAGAGTGGTGAGAAACCGTCAGAAGCGCTGGCGCGCGGTGGCGTTGAGTATATTGAAGTTCGCTCCTTGGATGTTAACCCATTCAGCTCAATCGGTATCACTGAGCAGCAAGTGCGCTTCCTAGACCTATTCCTAACTTGGAGCGTTCTTTCTGACTCTGCAGAGATGGATAACTGTGAACTGGAATGCTGGCGTGATAACTGGAACAAGGTGATCCTTGAAGGTCGTCAAGTTGGCCTAGAGCTACAAATCGGCTGTCATGGTGAGAAACTGTCACTGCAAGACTGGGCTAAGCGCGTGTTTAAAGACTTGCGAGTGATTGCTGAGTTGATGGATGCTGAGCAAGGCGGTCGCGCTTACCAAGAGACGTGCGATACCCTTGAAGCTTGGATTGATAATCCTGAACTGACGATTTCTGGTCAACTTTTAGAAGAAACCAAGAAACACGGTGGTTTAGGTAAGGTTGGTTGCGAGCTAGGTAAACAGTATGCTCAAACTCACCGCGAGCACCAATACCAAGTTTATTCAGCGGAGTTAATGGAGTCTGAGGTTGCACGCTCAGTCATGGCCCAGAAACAGGTCGAAGAAGCGAGCACTCAAGACTTTGATAGCTTCTTGGCCGATTATTTCTCGTACCTTAAAGCGTAG
- a CDS encoding transglycosylase SLT domain-containing protein gives MLSWISVGVAVSLLAGCATPPPKKQDNLCSIFRENPSWYDDALDMQEEWGTPINVAMAFVKQESSFRHDARPPKDYLLGFIPWGHVSSAYGYAQAQDPAWQDFQKATGHGGSRTNFDDSLMFIGWYTNETRRQLGLSLWDPYNQYLAYHEGRGGYKRKTYNSKPSLIKVARKVEQQAKDYGWQLKQCRQELEDNRSWFF, from the coding sequence TTGTTATCTTGGATCTCTGTTGGGGTTGCGGTAAGCCTACTAGCCGGTTGTGCAACCCCTCCACCTAAGAAACAGGACAACTTGTGTAGTATTTTCCGCGAGAACCCTTCTTGGTATGACGATGCACTCGATATGCAAGAAGAGTGGGGTACGCCAATTAACGTGGCGATGGCCTTTGTTAAGCAAGAGAGTAGCTTTCGACATGATGCTCGTCCTCCGAAGGACTACCTACTAGGTTTTATTCCGTGGGGACATGTTAGCAGTGCGTATGGTTATGCTCAGGCGCAAGATCCGGCTTGGCAGGACTTTCAAAAAGCGACAGGACACGGTGGCTCTCGCACGAATTTTGATGACTCATTAATGTTCATTGGCTGGTATACCAATGAAACGCGTCGTCAATTAGGGCTCTCTTTATGGGACCCATACAATCAGTATTTGGCTTATCACGAAGGTCGTGGTGGCTATAAACGCAAAACCTATAACAGCAAGCCGTCATTGATTAAGGTGGCTCGCAAAGTTGAGCAGCAAGCGAAAGATTATGGTTGGCAACTGAAGCAATGCCGCCAAGAACTGGAAGACAACCGGAGTTGGTTTTTCTAA
- a CDS encoding cytochrome C assembly family protein, whose translation MDSLIAIAAAFLYIMAISTIIPGLVHQTGIRAKTVLVSAFLAIAFHAWLLGDLIFNAGGQNLSILNVASLISFIISLVMSGAMLKNRLWFILPVVYSFAALNLLAAAFLPSTFIKHLENDPKLLMHISLALFSYATLTIGALYAMQLAWLDYKLKKKKALVINPNLPPLMMVERQLFKIILIGNGLLTGTLLTGFIFVQDMFAQGKAHKAVLSFIAWVIYSILLWGHYQKGWRGQKVTWFALAGATLLTLAYFGSRFVQEIILN comes from the coding sequence ATGGACAGTCTAATTGCGATCGCAGCAGCCTTTCTATACATAATGGCCATATCCACGATCATCCCAGGTCTTGTACACCAAACAGGAATCCGTGCCAAAACGGTACTGGTGAGCGCGTTTCTTGCTATCGCTTTTCATGCTTGGTTGCTGGGCGACTTAATCTTTAACGCCGGCGGTCAAAATCTCAGTATTCTCAATGTTGCCTCATTGATCAGTTTCATTATCTCGCTAGTCATGAGCGGGGCAATGCTCAAGAACCGTTTGTGGTTTATTCTCCCTGTCGTATACAGCTTTGCAGCCCTAAATTTGTTAGCCGCAGCATTTCTCCCAAGTACTTTTATTAAGCATTTAGAGAACGACCCTAAACTGCTGATGCACATTTCTTTAGCGCTGTTCTCATACGCGACATTAACCATCGGTGCCCTGTATGCAATGCAGTTAGCATGGCTGGATTACAAGCTTAAGAAGAAAAAAGCGCTAGTGATTAACCCAAACCTTCCACCACTGATGATGGTAGAAAGGCAGCTGTTCAAAATCATTCTTATTGGTAACGGCCTACTGACGGGTACGCTATTAACTGGCTTTATTTTTGTTCAAGACATGTTTGCTCAAGGCAAAGCTCACAAAGCGGTACTCTCTTTTATCGCTTGGGTGATCTACTCGATTCTGCTTTGGGGTCACTACCAGAAAGGTTGGCGAGGCCAGAAAGTCACTTGGTTTGCGCTAGCGGGTGCAACCTTACTGACACTCGCCTACTTCGGTAGTCGCTTTGTTCAAGAAATCATCCTGAATTAA
- a CDS encoding M16 family metallopeptidase, with protein MKKVLLGTFSLIALAGCSHQVPSSTSLFSSLPEGVTLVDEVKPSSDKVVIPYTKYQLENGLTVILSPDDSDPLVHVDVTYHVGSAREEIGKSGFAHFFEHMMFQGSENVGDQEHFKIITEAGGTLNGTTNRDRTNYFETVPSNQLEKMLWLESDRMGFLLDAVSQRKFEIQRDTVKNERAQTYENRPYGLMWERMGEALYPEGHPYSWQPIGYVEDLDRVDVNDLKAFFLRWYGPNNAVLTIGGDIDVEDTLEWVNKYFGPIPKGPEVEKTEKQPAVLTEDKYITLEDNIRQPMVLVGWPTTYRGEETQATLNALSNVLGKGTNSYLYQNLVKTQKAVSAGSFHDCGELACTLYVYAMGDSGKKGDLTVLNQALLGTLDKFSKEGVDQERLDQITGMAEANAVFALQSVRGKVSQLASNETFYGQPDRIESQLEQIRAVTPESVTKAYQDFVQGKHKVTLSVVPRRQLDLAVREATFETPPRTLPEYTKVTEDQLEFRKAPNTFDRSVMPEVTFGVTATMPDLYRVHYENGAELIGTVTTETPTVQLQFQLPAGERYVAKGQEGLANLTAAMMEEGSTQRTVEELQATLDKLGSSVSISAGSYTTDISVSSLEKNLAQTLAIVEEVLFSPKFDEQDFARVKRQMLEGVVYQHQQPSWMASQATREVLFGDSLFARSSDGTEESLASLTLDDVKEFYNQHYTPEGANIVIVGDISKREAEKQLNFFKEWQGDAAPLTRPQIITPLEGQHLYLVDKPNAPQSIVRLVRKGLPFDATGEQYLAQLANFNLAGNFNSRVNQNLREDKGYTYGASGYFASNRETGAVVFSAQVRANATVASIEEFVNELNEFSQSGLTDEEVKFMRLAVGQQDALKYETPSQKAGLLSNIVTLGLDEDYLKQRNEIVDNVSKEQLNELAKRWFDPNDYQIIVVGDAASLRPQLEKLDIPIEELEIIR; from the coding sequence ATGAAGAAGGTTTTACTGGGTACATTTTCTCTTATTGCCCTCGCAGGGTGTTCTCATCAAGTACCTAGCTCAACTTCCCTGTTTTCTTCACTGCCTGAAGGCGTCACCCTTGTTGATGAGGTGAAACCTTCGAGCGACAAAGTGGTTATTCCATACACTAAATATCAGTTAGAGAACGGTCTAACGGTAATTCTTTCACCAGATGACTCCGATCCCTTGGTGCATGTTGACGTCACCTATCATGTTGGCTCAGCTCGAGAGGAGATTGGTAAATCGGGATTTGCTCACTTCTTTGAACATATGATGTTCCAAGGCTCTGAGAACGTGGGTGACCAAGAGCACTTTAAGATCATCACCGAAGCGGGTGGTACTCTGAACGGTACCACTAATCGAGATCGCACCAACTACTTTGAAACTGTGCCGTCGAACCAACTAGAGAAGATGCTGTGGTTGGAATCTGATCGCATGGGCTTTTTGTTGGATGCAGTTTCTCAACGAAAATTTGAGATCCAACGAGATACGGTGAAAAACGAGCGCGCTCAAACCTACGAAAACCGTCCTTATGGCTTGATGTGGGAACGCATGGGTGAAGCGCTGTATCCTGAAGGACACCCTTATTCTTGGCAACCTATCGGTTATGTCGAAGACCTTGATCGTGTTGATGTAAATGATCTTAAAGCCTTTTTCCTGCGTTGGTATGGCCCAAATAACGCGGTATTGACCATTGGTGGTGACATCGATGTAGAGGATACGCTTGAGTGGGTAAACAAATACTTTGGACCGATTCCCAAAGGACCAGAAGTCGAAAAGACTGAGAAGCAACCCGCAGTCTTAACCGAAGACAAGTACATCACGCTAGAAGATAACATTCGTCAGCCAATGGTCTTGGTTGGTTGGCCCACGACCTACCGTGGTGAAGAGACGCAGGCAACACTAAATGCTTTGTCTAACGTTCTAGGTAAAGGCACCAACAGCTACTTGTACCAAAACCTTGTTAAGACTCAGAAAGCGGTCAGCGCGGGTTCATTCCATGATTGTGGTGAGCTTGCATGTACCCTGTATGTGTACGCGATGGGCGACTCGGGTAAGAAAGGCGACCTAACAGTATTGAATCAAGCGCTTTTGGGTACGCTGGATAAGTTCTCTAAAGAGGGGGTTGATCAGGAGCGACTTGATCAAATTACGGGCATGGCGGAAGCCAACGCAGTGTTTGCTCTGCAGAGTGTTCGTGGAAAAGTGTCTCAACTCGCCTCGAATGAAACCTTTTACGGCCAGCCAGATCGCATCGAGTCTCAGCTAGAGCAGATTCGAGCAGTGACCCCAGAGAGCGTGACCAAAGCTTATCAAGACTTTGTTCAAGGCAAACACAAAGTGACGTTAAGCGTTGTCCCTCGTCGCCAGCTAGATTTAGCGGTGCGTGAAGCGACCTTTGAAACGCCACCTCGCACGCTACCAGAATATACCAAGGTAACCGAAGACCAGCTTGAGTTTAGAAAAGCACCGAATACCTTTGATCGCAGTGTGATGCCTGAAGTGACGTTTGGTGTCACTGCTACTATGCCTGATCTGTACCGTGTCCACTATGAAAATGGCGCGGAACTGATTGGTACAGTGACAACTGAAACACCAACGGTGCAGCTACAGTTCCAGCTACCAGCTGGTGAGCGCTACGTGGCAAAAGGACAGGAAGGCTTAGCGAATCTAACGGCAGCGATGATGGAAGAGGGCTCAACGCAGCGTACCGTTGAAGAGCTGCAAGCGACGCTCGATAAACTGGGTAGCAGTGTCAGCATCAGTGCGGGCAGCTACACCACAGATATCTCTGTATCTTCATTGGAGAAGAACCTAGCACAGACTCTGGCGATCGTAGAAGAGGTGCTGTTTAGTCCTAAGTTTGATGAACAAGACTTTGCTCGTGTCAAAAGACAGATGCTAGAGGGTGTGGTTTATCAGCATCAGCAGCCGAGCTGGATGGCATCTCAGGCGACTCGTGAAGTGTTGTTTGGCGACAGCTTGTTCGCTCGCTCGAGTGATGGTACTGAGGAGTCTTTGGCGTCGTTAACACTGGATGATGTAAAAGAGTTTTACAATCAGCACTATACTCCTGAAGGGGCGAATATTGTTATTGTAGGTGACATCTCGAAAAGAGAGGCTGAAAAGCAGCTAAACTTCTTTAAAGAGTGGCAGGGCGATGCTGCACCACTGACGCGCCCACAGATCATTACGCCGTTGGAAGGCCAACATCTGTATTTGGTCGATAAGCCAAACGCGCCACAAAGTATTGTTCGCTTAGTACGCAAAGGTCTGCCTTTTGACGCGACTGGTGAACAGTACCTCGCTCAATTAGCGAACTTCAACCTTGCAGGTAACTTCAATAGCCGAGTGAATCAGAACCTACGTGAAGATAAAGGCTATACCTACGGGGCAAGCGGCTACTTCGCAAGTAATCGTGAAACAGGGGCTGTGGTATTCAGTGCTCAAGTACGAGCCAATGCGACGGTGGCTTCAATTGAAGAGTTCGTTAATGAGCTGAATGAGTTTAGCCAAAGCGGATTAACTGACGAAGAGGTGAAATTTATGCGCCTTGCCGTCGGTCAACAAGATGCACTCAAATACGAAACACCAAGCCAGAAAGCGGGGCTATTGAGTAACATTGTGACCTTAGGCCTTGATGAAGACTACCTTAAGCAGCGCAACGAGATTGTCGACAACGTCTCCAAAGAGCAGCTTAATGAACTCGCTAAACGCTGGTTTGATCCGAATGATTATCAAATTATTGTCGTGGGTGATGCAGCTTCACTGCGTCCACAACTAGAAAAGTTAGATATTCCCATAGAAGAGCTTGAAATCATTCGTTAG
- a CDS encoding NADP-dependent oxidoreductase yields MENKQIAITEFGRVENLVLQTRAIPEPQEGEVVVKVAFSGVNPIDVKTRAGLGWAAAQNKDNLPWVPGYDISGQVIACGESAERFSVGANVAGFIGFPLQGGGYSQYVAVSESALSAVPDSVTLEAAAALPLASQTAAQALNKAEVKEGDRVLILAGAGGVGHLAVQIAVAAKAEVYTTCSEANLDYLATLGAHAINYQFAPASERVSDVDVLIDLVGGDTALDALKCLKDGARVVTVPTLSAELICEKAKLLGFTASGMLVEPQPEQMDTMLYMVSVGLLKTEVQRIFPMDEAQAAHLQVETGHTRGKVLLDMKC; encoded by the coding sequence ATGGAAAATAAACAGATAGCGATTACCGAATTTGGCAGGGTAGAAAACCTTGTACTTCAAACCCGTGCGATACCTGAACCTCAAGAGGGTGAAGTGGTGGTTAAGGTTGCGTTTTCTGGAGTAAATCCAATTGATGTTAAAACCCGAGCGGGACTAGGTTGGGCGGCGGCACAGAACAAAGACAATCTTCCTTGGGTGCCTGGCTACGATATTTCGGGTCAAGTGATTGCGTGTGGCGAGTCGGCGGAGCGATTCTCTGTCGGAGCCAATGTTGCTGGCTTTATTGGGTTCCCTCTTCAAGGTGGCGGCTATAGTCAATACGTTGCGGTGTCAGAGAGTGCCTTAAGCGCAGTGCCAGACTCTGTCACTCTAGAAGCTGCGGCAGCACTGCCATTGGCTAGCCAAACTGCTGCACAGGCACTAAACAAAGCTGAGGTCAAAGAGGGCGATCGCGTTCTTATATTGGCGGGTGCGGGTGGTGTCGGTCACCTAGCGGTGCAGATTGCAGTTGCTGCAAAAGCTGAGGTTTATACCACTTGCAGCGAGGCTAACCTGGACTACCTAGCAACACTTGGCGCTCATGCCATTAATTATCAGTTTGCCCCTGCTTCTGAACGCGTGTCTGATGTTGATGTATTGATTGACTTAGTCGGTGGTGACACAGCTCTTGATGCGCTTAAGTGTCTTAAAGATGGCGCGCGCGTGGTAACCGTGCCAACGCTTTCGGCAGAGCTTATCTGTGAAAAGGCTAAACTGCTCGGTTTCACCGCAAGTGGAATGCTTGTTGAGCCACAACCAGAACAGATGGATACAATGTTGTACATGGTGAGTGTTGGTTTGTTGAAAACGGAAGTTCAACGCATTTTCCCTATGGACGAAGCACAAGCGGCGCATCTACAGGTTGAAACTGGTCATACACGAGGCAAGGTCCTACTGGATATGAAGTGTTAG
- a CDS encoding YqaA family protein: MLESFNSMFEAIALWFSDSALWVLFISGFLSATLLPGGSEASLIAALSLNQFSTFSIILVSTLGNTLGGLTNYWIGLWLPNRTQSEKHGHKAISWLRRYGYWTLLFSWLPIIGDPLCLAAGWLRMKFLPSLILIAIGKAARYSLLAGIYFGFF; encoded by the coding sequence GTGTTAGAATCATTTAATTCAATGTTTGAAGCCATAGCGCTGTGGTTCTCTGATTCTGCGCTATGGGTACTGTTCATTAGTGGTTTTCTCAGTGCCACACTGTTACCCGGAGGTTCAGAAGCCAGTCTCATTGCTGCTTTGAGCCTCAATCAATTTTCTACTTTCTCGATTATTTTGGTCTCTACTTTGGGGAATACCCTCGGTGGATTAACCAACTATTGGATTGGTTTATGGTTACCTAATCGAACTCAATCCGAGAAGCATGGTCATAAAGCTATATCTTGGCTACGTCGCTATGGTTATTGGACTTTATTGTTTAGTTGGTTACCTATAATTGGTGACCCTTTGTGTCTGGCTGCAGGTTGGCTTCGAATGAAGTTCTTACCGAGTCTGATATTGATTGCGATCGGCAAGGCTGCGCGTTACAGCTTATTGGCTGGCATCTATTTCGGTTTTTTCTAA
- the luxS gene encoding S-ribosylhomocysteine lyase: MPLLDSFTVDHTRMNAPAVRVAKTMQTPKGDTITVFDLRFTAPNKDILSEKGIHTLEHLYAGFMRAHLNGEQVEIIDISPMGCRTGFYMSLIGTPSEQQVADAWLAAMADVLKVESQNKIPELNEYQCGTAAMHSLEEAKEIAKAILDAGISVNKNDELALPESMLKELKVD, translated from the coding sequence ATGCCTTTATTAGATAGTTTTACTGTGGATCACACACGCATGAATGCACCTGCGGTACGTGTGGCAAAAACCATGCAGACTCCTAAAGGAGATACGATCACAGTATTCGATTTACGTTTCACTGCACCCAATAAAGATATCCTGTCAGAGAAAGGAATTCACACTCTTGAGCACCTTTATGCTGGCTTCATGCGTGCACACCTAAATGGCGAGCAAGTTGAAATCATCGACATCTCTCCAATGGGTTGCCGTACAGGTTTCTACATGAGCCTGATTGGTACACCTTCAGAGCAGCAAGTGGCTGATGCTTGGTTAGCGGCAATGGCTGATGTGCTTAAAGTTGAGAGCCAAAACAAGATCCCTGAGCTGAATGAATACCAGTGTGGTACAGCAGCAATGCACTCACTAGAAGAAGCGAAAGAGATCGCGAAAGCCATTCTAGATGCAGGTATCTCAGTGAACAAAAATGATGAGCTAGCTCTTCCGGAGTCTATGCTAAAAGAGCTTAAGGTCGACTAA
- a CDS encoding sodium ion-translocating decarboxylase subunit beta has product MEGLMTLWSETGIANFEFGQICMMLVGCLLLFLAIRKGFEPLLLLPIGFGAVLANIPNAGFTEPGGLLYYVYYIGIETGIFPLLIFMGVGAMTDFGALIANPKTLWLGAAAQFGIFATLFGAILLNYIPGMEFTMADASSIAIIGGADGPTAIFLASKLSPDLLGAIAVAAYSYMALVPIIQPPIMKALTSPEERKIQMAQLRHVSKGEKILFPLAVLLMTILFLPSATPLVGMFCLGNLMREAGVVDRLSKTAQNELINVVTIFLGLGVGSKLQADTFLNLETLGILGLGAVAFSIGTAGGVLMAKLLNKFSKEDINPLIGAAGVSAVPMAARVVNKVGLEANPQNFLLMHAMGPNVAGVLGSAVAAGILLALVG; this is encoded by the coding sequence ATGGAAGGATTGATGACCTTATGGTCTGAAACGGGGATTGCCAACTTTGAGTTTGGCCAAATCTGTATGATGTTGGTTGGCTGCTTACTGTTGTTCTTGGCAATTCGTAAAGGATTTGAACCACTACTACTGTTACCTATCGGTTTCGGTGCCGTGCTGGCGAACATTCCAAACGCTGGCTTTACTGAGCCGGGTGGTCTGCTGTACTACGTTTACTACATCGGGATCGAGACTGGGATCTTCCCACTGTTGATCTTTATGGGTGTGGGCGCGATGACCGATTTCGGTGCTTTGATTGCTAACCCTAAAACACTATGGCTTGGTGCAGCTGCGCAGTTTGGTATCTTTGCGACTCTATTTGGTGCGATTTTGCTCAACTACATTCCAGGTATGGAATTTACGATGGCAGATGCTTCATCCATTGCGATCATTGGTGGCGCCGATGGCCCGACTGCGATCTTCTTGGCGAGTAAGCTCTCACCTGATCTATTGGGTGCGATCGCCGTAGCGGCATACAGCTACATGGCACTGGTTCCAATTATTCAACCGCCAATCATGAAGGCACTAACGTCTCCAGAAGAGCGTAAGATTCAGATGGCTCAACTGCGTCACGTAAGTAAGGGTGAGAAGATTCTTTTCCCTCTTGCTGTATTGCTGATGACGATTCTGTTCCTACCGTCGGCAACGCCGTTAGTCGGTATGTTCTGTCTAGGTAACTTGATGCGTGAAGCGGGTGTGGTCGATCGTCTATCAAAGACGGCTCAAAACGAGCTGATCAACGTGGTGACTATCTTCCTTGGCCTAGGTGTGGGTTCTAAGCTACAAGCGGATACCTTCTTGAATCTAGAGACTCTTGGTATTCTTGGCCTAGGTGCTGTTGCCTTCAGTATTGGTACTGCAGGTGGTGTACTCATGGCGAAGCTACTGAACAAGTTCTCTAAAGAAGACATCAACCCGCTTATTGGTGCTGCAGGTGTATCAGCGGTACCAATGGCAGCACGTGTAGTGAACAAGGTTGGTCTTGAGGCTAACCCACAAAACTTCCTACTGATGCATGCTATGGGTCCAAACGTAGCGGGCGTATTGGGAAGTGCGGTAGCCGCAGGTATCTTGTTGGCTCTGGTTGGTTAA